Proteins encoded within one genomic window of Cellulomonas xiejunii:
- a CDS encoding fumarylacetoacetate hydrolase family protein produces the protein MRLGTLRLAAPGEAPMATVAVRVDDDAAVELPGVADVGALLAGADWRERAAAADGRRHALADLEPRAWAPPVLRPSKIVCVGLNYRNHILEMGRDLPSYPTLFAKYPEALVGPYDPIVLPAHAADAVDWEGEVAVVVGSTARRLDEAGARDAIAGYAVLNDVTMRDYQYRTAQWLQGKTFEATTPFGPWLTVAGAGPLTGDLRTVVDDEQVQHTAVDDMVFGPAALVAYVSQIVTLHPGDVIATGTPGGVGHARTPPRYLRPGQVLTTSVSGLGELRNDVVAEA, from the coding sequence GTGAGGCTGGGCACGCTGCGCCTCGCCGCCCCCGGCGAGGCGCCGATGGCGACCGTCGCCGTGCGGGTCGACGACGACGCGGCCGTCGAGCTGCCCGGGGTGGCCGACGTCGGCGCGCTGCTGGCAGGCGCCGACTGGCGCGAGCGTGCCGCGGCCGCCGACGGACGACGGCACGCGCTCGCGGACCTCGAGCCCCGGGCCTGGGCGCCGCCCGTGCTGCGGCCGTCGAAGATCGTGTGCGTCGGGCTCAACTACCGCAACCACATCCTCGAGATGGGCCGCGACCTGCCGTCGTACCCGACGCTGTTCGCGAAGTACCCCGAGGCGCTCGTCGGACCGTACGACCCGATCGTGCTGCCCGCGCACGCCGCCGACGCGGTCGACTGGGAGGGCGAGGTCGCCGTCGTCGTCGGCAGCACGGCCCGCCGCCTCGACGAGGCCGGCGCGCGCGACGCGATCGCCGGGTACGCGGTGCTCAACGACGTCACCATGCGCGACTACCAGTACCGCACCGCGCAGTGGCTGCAGGGCAAGACGTTCGAGGCGACGACGCCGTTCGGCCCCTGGCTCACGGTGGCCGGGGCCGGGCCGCTGACGGGCGACCTGCGGACCGTCGTCGACGACGAGCAGGTGCAGCACACGGCTGTCGACGACATGGTCTTCGGACCGGCCGCGCTCGTCGCGTACGTCTCCCAGATCGTCACCCTGCACCCGGGCGATGTCATCGCGACCGGGACGCCAGGCGGCGTCGGGCACGCCCGCACACCACCGCGCTACCTGCGGCCGGGGCAGGTGCTCACGACATCGGTGAGCGGGCTCGGCGAGCTCCGCAACGACGTCGTCGCGGAGGCCTGA
- a CDS encoding maleylpyruvate isomerase family mycothiol-dependent enzyme — protein sequence MAARTDRTADPDLLAALLLARRGQAYFSRKLNELGNDELDVPSLVPGWTRRHVVAHVGLNARALTRLTEWAATGVETPMYASREERDAEIAYGATLPARALRSLSAHAAVHLDVEWRDLPPDAWAAPVRTALGRTVPASETVWMRTREVWVHAVDLDNGASYRQFPPELVDALLADVARMWRSRPGEGAVPVLEPTDRPVARDGDDGSVRVCGRAADLARWATGRGGERLLTTSDGSPVPPPPRWL from the coding sequence GTGGCGGCACGCACCGACCGGACGGCCGACCCCGACCTGCTCGCTGCGCTGCTGCTGGCGCGGCGCGGGCAGGCGTACTTCTCGCGCAAGCTCAACGAGCTGGGCAACGACGAGCTCGACGTCCCGTCCCTCGTGCCGGGGTGGACGCGGCGGCACGTCGTCGCGCACGTCGGGCTCAACGCGCGCGCGCTCACGCGCCTGACGGAGTGGGCCGCGACGGGCGTCGAGACCCCGATGTACGCCTCGCGCGAGGAGCGGGACGCGGAGATCGCGTACGGGGCCACGCTGCCGGCGCGGGCCCTGCGGAGCCTGTCCGCGCACGCGGCCGTGCACCTCGACGTCGAGTGGCGGGACCTGCCGCCCGACGCGTGGGCGGCCCCGGTCCGCACCGCGCTCGGGCGCACGGTGCCGGCGAGCGAGACGGTGTGGATGCGCACGCGCGAGGTCTGGGTGCATGCCGTCGACCTCGACAACGGTGCGTCGTACCGGCAGTTCCCGCCCGAGCTCGTCGACGCGCTGCTCGCGGACGTGGCGCGGATGTGGCGCTCGCGCCCCGGCGAGGGCGCGGTGCCCGTGCTGGAACCCACCGACCGGCCCGTGGCGCGCGACGGTGACGACGGGTCGGTGCGCGTGTGCGGCCGCGCCGCCGACCTCGCCCGCTGGGCGACGGGTCGCGGTGGCGAGCGCCTGCTGACGACATCCGACGGCTCACCCGTCCCGCCGCCGCCACGCTGGCTCTGA
- a CDS encoding MarR family winged helix-turn-helix transcriptional regulator encodes MTDPLPIDLAHHTGYLVRRTQQAHLAAWAQEVGSRLTNVQFGVLNVLQTRGEASQRELCDDLDLDRSTVAGLVARLEARGLIERVRAEVDRRRNVVRLTDEGLAVLTELVPAAARVDDVLTSALTRQERETLQRLLTKILVQERAAAPVVS; translated from the coding sequence GTGACGGACCCGCTGCCGATCGACCTCGCGCACCACACGGGCTACCTCGTCCGCCGGACGCAGCAGGCCCACCTCGCGGCCTGGGCGCAGGAGGTGGGGTCCCGCCTGACGAACGTGCAGTTCGGCGTGCTCAACGTGCTGCAGACCCGGGGGGAGGCCAGCCAACGTGAGCTGTGCGACGACCTCGACCTCGACCGGTCGACGGTCGCCGGGCTCGTCGCACGGCTGGAGGCGCGCGGGCTGATCGAGCGCGTGCGGGCCGAGGTGGACCGACGACGCAACGTCGTGCGGCTCACCGACGAGGGGCTCGCCGTGCTCACCGAGCTCGTCCCGGCGGCTGCCCGCGTGGACGACGTCCTGACGTCCGCGCTGACCCGCCAGGAGCGCGAGACGCTGCAGCGGCTGCTCACCAAGATCCTGGTGCAGGAGCGTGCGGCGGCACCGGTCGTCTCCTGA
- a CDS encoding class I SAM-dependent methyltransferase, with product MVIYDEIGRTYTSTRRADPAIAAQIDRALGDVSSVVNVGAGTGSYEPPTTVVAIEPSRTMIDQRPAGSAPAVCAVAESIPLEDDAVDAALAVLTVHHWTDLERGIAELKRVARRRVVVLTFDETVTRDFWLLRDYLPAAREYDRAHAVPMERLVAALGPCEVEAVPVPHDCVDGFAAAYWRRPAAYLDPSVRAGMSVLSRIGDAEIRRGLDRLENDIATGVWARTYADLLDLDELDAGYRLVTLDL from the coding sequence ATGGTCATCTACGACGAGATCGGCCGGACGTACACCTCTACCCGCAGGGCCGACCCCGCCATCGCCGCGCAGATCGACCGGGCCCTCGGGGACGTGTCGAGCGTCGTGAACGTCGGCGCCGGCACCGGGTCCTACGAGCCGCCGACCACCGTCGTCGCCATCGAGCCGAGCAGGACGATGATCGACCAGCGGCCCGCCGGGTCCGCGCCGGCCGTGTGCGCGGTGGCCGAGTCGATCCCCCTCGAGGACGACGCGGTGGACGCGGCCCTGGCGGTCCTCACCGTGCACCACTGGACCGACCTGGAACGCGGGATCGCCGAGCTGAAGCGGGTCGCACGTCGCCGCGTCGTGGTCCTGACCTTCGACGAGACCGTGACCCGTGACTTCTGGCTGTTGCGCGACTACCTCCCCGCGGCCCGCGAGTACGACAGGGCGCACGCCGTCCCGATGGAGCGTCTCGTCGCGGCACTCGGCCCGTGCGAGGTGGAGGCCGTCCCCGTGCCCCACGACTGCGTCGACGGGTTCGCCGCCGCCTACTGGAGGCGGCCGGCCGCCTACCTGGACCCGTCGGTCCGGGCGGGGATGTCGGTCCTGAGCCGAATTGGCGACGCGGAGATCCGCCGAGGACTGGATCGGCTCGAGAACGACATCGCGACAGGCGTGTGGGCCAGGACGTACGCCGACCTGCTGGACCTCGACGAGCTCGATGCCGGCTACCGTCTCGTGACCCTCGACCTGTAG
- a CDS encoding phosphatase PAP2 family protein yields MPAGDPPRRLLAWYADQPLLRAVVPGVVLVALGLLVFWGMFDAVQDRDDFSLWDRPVLEFLVGVRSDVVTAVLAALTFVTGPTVLPVIILVACVAWGLRAREWWRPLLLAGAMIASTLLSLLVKGIVARPRPPEETMYIPGSETTGSFPSGHTIGTATFLLVAGYLVASRHRTWRVVVGWLVVGVVGAAAVALSRLYLGYHFLTDVVAAGGLAVVVLGVVTVVDRIHVMRGLPPSEPEPGWSPQPPPGLTQASPST; encoded by the coding sequence ATGCCAGCCGGAGATCCGCCGCGCCGTCTGCTCGCGTGGTACGCCGACCAGCCCCTGCTCCGGGCGGTCGTGCCCGGCGTCGTGCTCGTGGCTCTCGGCCTGCTCGTCTTCTGGGGCATGTTCGACGCGGTCCAGGATCGTGACGACTTCTCCCTGTGGGACCGACCGGTCCTCGAGTTCCTGGTCGGCGTCCGCAGCGACGTCGTCACCGCGGTCCTCGCCGCGCTCACGTTCGTCACCGGTCCGACGGTGCTGCCGGTCATCATCCTGGTCGCGTGCGTGGCCTGGGGCCTGCGCGCTCGCGAGTGGTGGCGGCCGCTCCTGCTCGCCGGCGCGATGATCGCGTCCACGCTGCTCTCGCTGCTGGTCAAGGGCATCGTCGCCCGGCCCCGCCCGCCGGAGGAGACCATGTACATCCCCGGCTCGGAGACGACCGGGTCGTTCCCGTCCGGCCACACCATCGGGACGGCGACCTTCCTGCTGGTCGCCGGGTACCTCGTGGCGAGCCGGCACCGGACCTGGCGGGTCGTCGTCGGCTGGCTGGTCGTCGGTGTCGTCGGTGCCGCGGCGGTCGCCCTGAGTCGCCTGTACCTCGGCTACCACTTCCTGACGGACGTCGTCGCGGCGGGCGGTCTGGCCGTCGTCGTGCTCGGCGTCGTCACCGTCGTGGACCGCATCCACGTGATGCGCGGCCTGCCACCGAGCGAGCCGGAGCCCGGCTGGAGCCCGCAGCCGCCACCAGGGCTCACGCAGGCGTCCCCCAGTACGTAG
- a CDS encoding ABC transporter ATP-binding protein — translation MPENTPLLSVRDLKKTYQGASGPVEAIGSISFDVRPGELVCIVGPSGCGKTTLLKCLSGLLPPTAGSVTLDGAEVTAPPKKMAVVFQEYGRSLYPWLTVRDNVGLPLKARGVPRRERLAAVERALAEVGLGHALDTYPWQLSGGMQQRVAIARAVAYEPEILVMDEPFAAVDAQTRADLEDLVRRVWQDLGVTVLFVTHDIDESVYLGERVLMLSSSPTVVQQDLAIDLPAARDQLTTRAMPRFTALRTQVYEQIQRAKRGETVAATS, via the coding sequence GTGCCTGAGAACACGCCGCTGCTGTCCGTCCGGGACCTGAAGAAGACGTACCAGGGCGCCTCCGGGCCGGTCGAGGCCATCGGCTCGATCAGCTTCGACGTGCGCCCCGGCGAGCTCGTCTGCATCGTCGGGCCGTCCGGCTGCGGCAAGACGACGCTGCTCAAGTGCCTGTCCGGCCTGCTGCCGCCCACGGCCGGCTCGGTCACGCTCGACGGCGCCGAGGTCACCGCGCCGCCGAAGAAGATGGCCGTGGTGTTCCAGGAGTACGGACGCAGCCTCTACCCGTGGCTGACCGTGCGCGACAACGTCGGCCTGCCGCTCAAGGCCCGGGGTGTGCCGCGCCGCGAGCGTCTCGCCGCGGTCGAGCGGGCGCTCGCGGAGGTCGGGCTCGGTCACGCGCTCGACACCTACCCGTGGCAGCTGTCCGGCGGCATGCAGCAGCGCGTCGCGATCGCACGCGCCGTGGCCTACGAGCCCGAGATCCTCGTGATGGACGAGCCGTTCGCCGCGGTCGACGCCCAGACCCGCGCCGACCTGGAGGACCTGGTCCGGCGGGTCTGGCAGGACCTGGGGGTGACCGTCCTGTTCGTCACGCACGACATCGACGAGTCCGTGTATCTGGGCGAGCGCGTGCTCATGCTGTCGTCGTCGCCGACCGTCGTGCAGCAGGACCTGGCGATCGACCTGCCGGCCGCGCGCGACCAGCTGACGACGCGGGCCATGCCGAGGTTCACCGCGCTGCGGACGCAGGTGTACGAGCAGATCCAGCGCGCGAAGCGGGGGGAGACGGTCGCGGCGACGTCATGA
- a CDS encoding ABC transporter permease, whose translation MPAGPVPAVLRSPLRRALASLGYAVGLPVLLVIAWAVATRGTTNLYYPPPARVLTAFVNTWLAPDTLVRDVLPSLGRFAVGVLLSILIGVVVGTAIGATPWLRALLEPMLEFFRAIPPVVLVPVLMLLLGIDDTMKLAVIVSGSVWPVLLNTIEGVRGTDPVLVDTSRSYRVRGLLAYRYVVLPAASPQIMAGVRLALSIGLILMVISEMFASSSGLGYQIVYFQRQYMVAEMWSGILLLGLVGVAVAAVFQLVERRVLHWYHGSREVARA comes from the coding sequence ATGCCCGCCGGTCCCGTGCCCGCGGTGCTGAGGTCCCCCCTGCGCCGCGCGCTCGCGTCGCTCGGCTACGCCGTGGGCCTGCCGGTCCTGCTCGTGATCGCCTGGGCGGTCGCCACGCGCGGCACGACGAACCTCTACTACCCGCCGCCAGCGCGCGTGCTCACGGCGTTCGTGAACACCTGGTTGGCACCCGACACCCTCGTGCGCGACGTCCTGCCGAGCCTGGGCCGGTTCGCCGTCGGGGTCCTGCTGTCGATCCTCATCGGCGTGGTCGTGGGCACGGCGATCGGCGCGACCCCGTGGCTGCGCGCCCTCCTGGAGCCGATGCTCGAGTTCTTCCGGGCCATCCCGCCCGTCGTGCTCGTGCCCGTCCTCATGCTGCTGCTCGGCATCGACGACACCATGAAGCTCGCGGTGATCGTCTCGGGCAGCGTGTGGCCCGTCCTGCTCAACACGATCGAGGGCGTCCGCGGGACCGACCCCGTGCTGGTCGACACCTCACGGTCCTACCGCGTGCGCGGCCTGCTGGCGTACCGGTACGTCGTCCTGCCGGCCGCGAGCCCGCAGATCATGGCCGGCGTGCGGCTGGCCCTGTCGATCGGGCTGATCCTCATGGTGATCTCGGAGATGTTCGCCTCGTCGTCGGGGCTCGGCTACCAGATCGTCTACTTCCAGCGGCAGTACATGGTCGCCGAGATGTGGAGCGGCATCCTGCTGCTCGGCCTCGTCGGCGTGGCCGTCGCCGCCGTCTTCCAGCTCGTCGAACGACGGGTCCTGCACTGGTACCACGGCTCGAGAGAGGTCGCCCGTGCCTGA
- a CDS encoding ABC transporter permease, with product MQLADTVSGPGPGDVAPGVRSGAGARAGARRGVGPRAGGPAVLGTLGVAGFALTWELVAWAEVVNPAYLPRFSTTAARLVTELGEPRFWSALGDTVVTWALGLGIAVVAAVVAGAVIGLVPFLRRATHSTVEFLRPIPSVAIIPLAVLVAGLSREAALVIVVYAPFWQVFIQVLYGVGDVDTVADDTARSFGLGRLQRLRHVVLPTALPYVITGFRLAASIALVLTITAELVIGNPGIGRQIDVYRSAPDAPGLYALVLVTGLLGLLVNLVTRLVERRVLHWHPSVRREGVA from the coding sequence ATGCAGCTGGCCGACACGGTGTCCGGTCCGGGCCCCGGGGACGTCGCCCCCGGGGTCCGGTCCGGGGCCGGCGCCCGGGCGGGCGCCCGCCGTGGCGTCGGCCCGCGCGCCGGCGGCCCAGCCGTGCTCGGCACGCTCGGGGTCGCCGGCTTCGCGCTCACCTGGGAGCTCGTCGCGTGGGCCGAGGTCGTGAACCCGGCGTACCTGCCGCGGTTCTCGACGACGGCCGCGCGGCTGGTCACCGAGCTCGGCGAGCCCCGCTTCTGGTCGGCCCTCGGCGACACCGTGGTGACCTGGGCGCTCGGGCTCGGGATCGCGGTGGTGGCCGCCGTCGTCGCGGGCGCCGTCATCGGCCTCGTGCCGTTCCTGCGCCGGGCGACGCACAGCACCGTGGAGTTCCTGCGGCCCATCCCGTCGGTCGCGATCATCCCGCTCGCCGTCCTGGTGGCCGGGCTCTCGCGGGAGGCGGCGCTGGTGATCGTCGTCTACGCGCCGTTCTGGCAGGTGTTCATCCAGGTCCTGTACGGCGTCGGCGACGTCGACACCGTCGCCGACGACACGGCCCGCAGCTTCGGCCTCGGGCGGCTGCAGCGGCTGCGGCACGTCGTCCTGCCCACGGCCCTGCCGTACGTCATCACGGGTTTCCGGCTCGCGGCGTCGATCGCGCTCGTCCTGACGATCACGGCCGAGCTGGTCATCGGCAACCCCGGCATCGGCCGGCAGATCGACGTGTACCGCTCCGCGCCCGACGCCCCCGGCCTGTACGCGCTGGTGCTGGTCACGGGCCTGCTGGGGCTGCTGGTCAACCTCGTCACGCGGCTCGTCGAGCGCCGCGTCCTGCACTGGCACCCGTCGGTGCGGCGGGAAGGGGTCGCCTGA
- a CDS encoding ABC transporter substrate-binding protein: protein MNRRPALVAALVAALSLGLAACSSSDPAPGAEPEASAAPDADNPRAVTIGALSISETAPLWAAVEAGIFAEHGLDVTVQPIQGGAQAMPALVNGDIDFSVGQPFGAMRAGLQGLDVKIVANYAQSLTEGDDINSVVVGAGSDITSPADLAGKKVAVNSLGAAGDLTIMAAVEEDGGDPGTIEFVEVAFPDAQAQLDAGNIDAAWVPEPFVSIILGAGGARVVDPYQSVLPGLPTLVLQTTGATVADDPELVDAVREAFTAAFAWAADNDEAVRQSLVDEMSLPEPAAANLRLPQFSTEIDRDVLQGLADLAVEHEFFDQAPDLDTLVVVD, encoded by the coding sequence ATGAACCGACGTCCCGCTCTCGTGGCGGCGCTCGTCGCGGCGCTGTCGCTCGGACTGGCCGCGTGCTCCTCGTCCGACCCCGCGCCCGGCGCCGAGCCGGAGGCGTCGGCCGCACCGGACGCCGACAACCCCCGCGCCGTCACCATCGGGGCGCTCAGCATCAGCGAGACGGCTCCCCTGTGGGCCGCCGTGGAGGCCGGCATCTTCGCCGAGCACGGGCTCGACGTCACGGTCCAGCCCATCCAGGGCGGCGCGCAGGCCATGCCGGCCCTCGTCAACGGTGACATCGACTTCTCCGTCGGCCAGCCCTTCGGCGCGATGCGCGCGGGCTTGCAGGGCCTCGACGTCAAGATCGTCGCCAACTACGCGCAGAGCCTGACCGAGGGGGACGACATCAACTCGGTCGTCGTGGGCGCCGGCAGCGACATCACGTCGCCCGCCGACCTCGCGGGCAAGAAGGTCGCGGTGAACTCGCTCGGCGCGGCCGGTGACCTCACGATCATGGCGGCGGTCGAGGAGGACGGCGGCGACCCGGGCACCATCGAGTTCGTCGAGGTCGCCTTCCCCGACGCGCAGGCCCAGCTCGACGCGGGCAACATCGACGCCGCCTGGGTGCCCGAGCCGTTCGTGTCGATCATCCTCGGCGCCGGCGGCGCGCGGGTCGTCGACCCGTACCAGTCCGTGCTGCCCGGCCTTCCGACCCTCGTCCTGCAGACCACCGGCGCGACGGTCGCCGACGACCCCGAGCTGGTCGACGCCGTGCGCGAGGCCTTCACGGCCGCGTTCGCGTGGGCCGCGGACAACGACGAGGCCGTCCGGCAGTCGCTCGTCGACGAGATGTCGCTGCCCGAGCCGGCCGCAGCCAACCTCCGGCTCCCGCAGTTCTCCACCGAGATCGACCGTGACGTGCTGCAGGGCCTGGCGGACCTCGCCGTGGAGCACGAGTTCTTCGACCAGGCCCCCGACCTCGACACGCTCGTCGTCGTCGACTGA
- a CDS encoding PaaX family transcriptional regulator, which produces MSTPPGDAPGPEPAGVRRRPEQLLLAFMGELMVAGGTGPLPASVLIAVLGELGVGQAATRAALSRMAARHLLAPVRVGRTVSYGLTPESARVLEEARGRVFDDDPFAPHGSGWTLVSFSVPERRRDVRHRVRAQLAWAGFGLLRDGLWIAPGEVDVAQALGGVQDDGPDDGPLDDGELELLAFRAHEVPGFSAARSVRTAWRLEAMRARHEQFQDRWADRAPDVDHALRDVTALVADWLDLLRAVPRLPAEHLSPDWPAARSVGTFRRLHAALAGPAQADLARRLTA; this is translated from the coding sequence ATGTCGACGCCGCCCGGGGACGCGCCCGGCCCGGAGCCCGCCGGGGTCCGACGGCGACCGGAGCAGCTGCTGCTGGCGTTCATGGGCGAGCTCATGGTGGCCGGCGGCACGGGGCCGCTGCCGGCGTCCGTGCTCATCGCCGTGCTCGGCGAGCTGGGGGTCGGGCAGGCCGCGACGCGGGCGGCGCTGAGCCGGATGGCGGCCCGCCACCTGCTCGCCCCCGTGCGCGTCGGGCGCACCGTCTCCTACGGGCTCACGCCGGAGAGTGCGCGGGTGCTGGAGGAGGCGCGGGGCCGCGTCTTCGACGACGACCCCTTCGCCCCGCACGGCAGCGGGTGGACGCTCGTCAGCTTCTCCGTGCCGGAGCGTCGGCGGGACGTGCGGCACCGCGTGCGCGCCCAGCTGGCGTGGGCCGGCTTCGGGCTGCTGCGCGACGGTCTGTGGATCGCGCCGGGGGAGGTCGACGTCGCGCAGGCCCTCGGCGGGGTGCAGGACGACGGGCCGGACGACGGCCCGCTCGACGACGGCGAGCTGGAGCTCCTGGCGTTCCGCGCGCACGAGGTGCCGGGCTTCTCGGCCGCGCGCAGCGTCCGGACGGCCTGGCGGCTCGAGGCGATGCGGGCGCGGCACGAGCAGTTCCAGGACCGCTGGGCGGACCGCGCGCCCGACGTCGACCACGCGCTGCGCGACGTGACGGCGCTGGTCGCCGACTGGCTGGACCTGCTGCGGGCGGTCCCGCGGCTCCCGGCCGAGCACCTCTCGCCGGACTGGCCGGCGGCGCGGTCCGTCGGGACGTTCCGTCGCCTGCACGCCGCCCTCGCGGGGCCGGCGCAGGCCGATCTCGCCCGGCGGCTCACGGCCTGA